ACACGAAGCTCACTGCTGTTTACAAACATGCCAAGATATTCAGTATTCATTCCGTCATGGAGAACAGCATGAGTGTTGTTAAAGGTCTCCCCCATGTGGCCGTTTAGCTTCCCTACACTGCAGTTCAGTGCAGTTATGTAATGCCTTTAATTTGTAATGACTACAGTTAAAGAGTAACGCCTCAGATTAACTTCCactttctaccgctttatcctccacatgagggttgcagccaatctctgctgacatagggcgataggcgggtcatcacagggtcacatatagagacaaacaaccacccactctcacatcAGATTAACTTCACACTTCACTAAAAACAAACGACACAAATGAGACATTGCCTTATTTCAACACCTATTTATTACCACCATAATATGAGAAATTTGGAAAATACAAAGATCAGCTTATTTATACGTCTGAAAATCTCGAGgaataagaaaaaatataaaagaaaacaaatgaggTTATATTGTGTATTACAAATTTTGAAAGAGGGACAGTTCATATGCTCAGATctacagagagtgtgtgtgtgcaggagagtCTAAACATGCAGAGTTTCTCACTATCATATACATTTTACTGCTGTGACAAGTCTAATGCCTAATGCCTGTGgtgataaagagagagagagagagacaaagagagacaggcGTAACATACAAAGACTGATCTACAGTGAACAATCGAGACAAGGTCATTGGGTAAACCATCGCCCCCGTGTGGCTGCCATTAGAATTGAAGCTGTCTTGGAAAACAAAGAAGCCCTTCCTGATTTTCTTAAACAAATCAGAtccatgtaaaaaaataaaatgacaaccATGTTGGCAAATatcaattaaatttttttttctttttttcagagaTTTTGGAAGTGGTGAAGGAAGGGATGCGCATCCATGATTtatatgcattaaaaaaaatagacaccATATCCACAACAATAATCAATATTCTTAAGCGACCAAGAAGATTATTTTTTGTCGAGTACAAGTGGTTTGGAAGATCAGAgctcacacggacacacagacagacggacagggCAGCAGCAACCTCTCCCTGTGCAGGTCACCGAGGTGAGGGAGGTGGACCACAGTGGGGACAGTGTTCAGACGGGCAGAGGCCTCAGGACTAGTTTTAAAATAGCACCCTGCTGTGGAAGTTGCAGCTCCCCTTAAGCAGACCAGTCCCTTGGCTTTGCCCTTCTGCTTTGCCTCAGCGAGCCACACAATCTACACCTGCTGACCTCACGCCCTCCAAACATCCAGGTGGAGTTTCATGTTTCTAACCAGGTGCTGCCTGTCTGAGTATGTTTGCACGCGTGTGTCTCATCTCCTAAACCATTTACATGCACGATAAAGGTACCCTATTACATTtggtgaagacaaaaaaaacacaaaagacaagaaaaaaacctATGAGAGACCAGACTTCAACATATTTCTATCTCTTCATAATCAGGATTACTCTAACATCTACTGAGAAACTGGGCAGGTTGGGGAGCAATGAAAGTGATGGTGGGGAAGgtgaaggaagggagggagggagtcagGGAGCAGGTGCAGAAAAACAGGACAGAGGGAAAAATGTTGAGGACGACGTCTAAGCACGCTCTCCGCGGATGCGGCGTGCCAGCTGGATGTCTTTGGGCATGATGGTGACACGCTTGGCATGGATGGCACACAGGTTAGTGTCCTCAAACAGACCCACCAGGTATGCTTCACTGGCCTCCTGcaagggagagagacaggacaTGTATTATCGAGTGAGTCCGTATCAACGAGAAGtcatacatttgtgtttttattcatttatagtGAGTGtgcacaccaacacacacctgcagggcTCCAATGGCAGCGCTCTGGAAACGCAGGTCAGTCTTGAAGTCCTGAGCGATTTCCCTCACCAGGCGCTGGAATGGAAGCTTGCGGATCAGAAGTTCAGTGGACTTCTGGTACCGACGGATCTCTCTCAAAGCCACAGTGCCAGGCctaccagacacacacacacacacacacacacacgtttgagtTCAATTTAAATTTTCTGCAAACATTTTCTGTctattacatacatttttaggAATAAATTGCCCACTTTTCTTTCTCAAATCAAACATTGAGGATGAGAAGCTTCATTGATaactaatgtgtttacacagCTGCAGAACAATGCACTGTAGATGCATGAATAAAGCAAAGTGTGAGAGTAAGTCTAAGAGCTGGAGGTCCATGACATTATTACCTGTAACGATGGGGCTTCTTCACACCACCGGTGGAGGGGGCGCTCTTGCGGGCAGCCTTGGTGGCCAGCTGCTTACGAGGAGCTTTTCCTCCGGTGGACTTACGAGCAGTCTGCTTGGTACGAGCCATTACGACAAAGTATCACCTGAATAGGAatactgaaaaaacacaaagtgacgGGTGGTGAGTCAGGCTGCTGGTGAACTACTGCCTCATTTGgtacgtttgtgtcactgaggtaaagcTGAACACAATTGAACTGATggagcagtggattaacaacacttgtgttattgttatccttcagattattattattatcacttttCTGTGTAActgcggtcatttttgagggggttaacatgcacaaaaacacttgaGGGCAGGTCTGGTgcaaatgcgatattggcatagtgcCCGGACCTGTGCATTGCAAATTTCCTGAAACTTTGTGGGAAGTTGTTagagcccaagacgaacaaaaaagtcgatgtAAGCATGGTCTCAACTcgacaggaagtcagccattttgaaattTGACGACCATTTTGGCAAATTGCACCCTAAGTAAAGAGAGTTTGTCAGaccaacataaaaaatatttttcattaaCTTTCTTATTGGGCAACACATTTTTAGGGCTGctattaaatattcattttattgcaccattaacatttattgatatattaatatacagtacCTGATATGGATATAACACCGATATAAACCATCTCTGTATATATCGGTGTTATTATGGATTATAATGTGATCGTGTTACCCCAGGCACTGTTAATAACTCTAAACACAAGCCCCTTTTTCAAATTGATAATAACACGATGCGTTATTTTCCCACATCAGGCTCTAAGTCTCAACATGTTCACTCCCATCAGGGAAAACTTTTCCTCCGCTTCagcagctgcacaaacacagcgCACCGGGCCAATGCCGACACGGTGGCCTCGCACCTCCACCAATCACACTGCTCACTAGCTCGTCATCCACAAACCCACTAATCCGCTGCGTCCATGGACGATTCAAAAACCAATGGGATTGGAGTCTGCATGGTTTAGGGGCGGGGCGAAACACAGTAGCCCCGCCTCATACCGCAAGATTATGGCCGCAGACCTTAATGAAGCTGCCGACGTAAAGGCAGTAGGAGAGCGAGACGTAAACTTTGACgtttttcaacaaaaacacaaaacttgaGCGCACAACACAGCCACcaaaacacagaagacaaatGTAGCTATCGATTAACCGCAACAGCCGAATGAAGCGACGCGATACTGAAGCGAAACAGCACCGAAGACATGGCGACTGAAAGTGGAGCAGATATTCAGACAGTGGAAGAAGTGAGCCGCTCTCGTCTGTGAGCCTCGGCATCGGGGCAGCTGCTTTCTCTTCAACACAGCGtcgaaaaaacacacaatttcagCACTAAAACAACTTAATTTGGGCTGTTTTATCAACACAACACTGAATAGAATTGCGAGGAGTAAAAAGTACGAGCGAAATTAAACTTACCGAGGGTGAATTTAACGCCTTTTCTTCGTCACGCGGACACAAGTGTGTTGTGCTTGTCTGGCAGCGTCAGATATTTACTATCTCTCACACAATGGAAGCGGAGAGAGCGCGAGCAAAATGGCGGCCGTGTCAATCATCTGTCTCCCACAATGCAACTGCCAACGTTTGTAAACACGAAAAGTTGACTTTTTCAGCACACGTTTTTTCAAAGaactttcacattaaaagtatCACTTTATAATAATTTCGAAcagttttgtgttatttatttcgTTTTTGTTATTCAGTAGCGTCGCAGTTTCACGACCACGTTGCTCactatttataaatatattatacacAAAGGGAATGCTAGACATTAAGGAATAAtgctaattattattaattatgtcaaaaatgtgtttaaaaatattattaggTCCAACAATAGGAGTATCAAGAACCAAATATATACACACCGGTGAAAACAGTGTTTAGACAGTGGTGGAAATAccaaagtacatttttatgtttggAGGTGCGTGCACTTTACCTTAAACAGTTCATGAAATGtagttttgtttattgttaagTATaaatttgtgttaaatgtggAATGCAATTGTTTTATTCACAATGTTGTGTCTGTTAATGAAGCATGTGTCCACATTTTTatacaacagaaaaacacaaggatCCATCTTAAATGTCTGATGTAAAATAGCAACTTCATCAAACACAGGGTATTTTTGATGGCCTCCTGCATCTGGGTTAttactattacttttttaagttttatgttgcttacacaaataaaactagGACAAATGCCAATGCGGTCAGTtatgtttgaattaaaatgctaaaaattattattaattgctCCCCCCAACCAAATggtttacattaaattaaatgaccATGTCTTCAGTAATCAGTGGAGACAACTACTTTTCTAAAACCTATATGTGCAAAGATGGAAATCATATAAGAATAATGAGTCAGTATCACAAATTCCAGTAACTATATGGTTACCTGGGGTTTGTCCAAGGCCATGACATGAAACAACACAGATGCAGTACATGAGGTCAGAGACTGTGATCAAAGCTTCTGTTGTTGTGACCACATCTACAttacttaaaacacacattctaGCTCATGTCAATGAGATTTAAGCATAATCATAATTTATCCACACCAGCACCTAAAATCCACTTGGATtcacaaaatgatttatttcaacCAGTTTTGACGCGTTAGACCcttgaaattattatttatgaggCCCTCTAGTGGTCCTCTTTAACAACATTGTGAAGTTCCCTCCTTTTGAAAACACATTggcattcacacacaaaatTCAGCCTCTAGAATACCAGCTGTAAAAAGTGTCTGAATAATTTACACAATGTAGTAAAAGTCGAGTTATCCAGCAGCCATGGTTCAGGTAAGAGTCCAGTGTCCTCAGTGTCATAGACGTTTTCTGAAACAGAAGCATCATGTAGGGCCATCCAGCTGAAATATGTTATCTTATCTCATGgcctaaatgttttattttcagcacaCCATGTGCACCTGCAGGTGTTGTTCTTACCACTCACATTAATACTGGATACAACTCAAGAAGTGGGGAGGAGTGAAGTTCCTGATGGACATGAATTGATTAGTAGGAAGCATTTTTTAGTTGATATGAGATTTGAACTGTAAAGTGGAGGTCATAGGGAAGCAGATGTGTGGTGGAAACTTTGTGAGTTTAACTAGGGCAGTTTAGTTGCAGTGTCCTTGGTTGGAATTCAGACTAAAATATACTCCAACCAGCAACAGTATTAATGTAAGTAATTTCCTCTTGTATTGAGATTAATCTGTTGACTTGGTCAAGCCATGAAACCATGGAAAATAATTTATACtacaaaaaatacagattttttaGTTACACAGATTTTCTTGCTTGTTAATCAACAATAAGTCCCTAATAATCTTCCAGCAATGTGTGACTCAAGTGATCTGATGGAGAATGACACTtttgcatggacacacacagggagatgATGGCTACttgttttgtctcctgcagTAACTCCTGAAGTCACACTAAACCACACAGAGGTGTATTAGAAACATGCATTAAAACACATGGATTACAGCAATTCctgaacagttttatttatttcatatctaACTTATATAGATACCTCTAGTTTGGGACAAGAGTGTTTTCACATTCAAGTACACATAGCCTTACTTTAACACCCCATCTGAAAAAGAAGAGGCTTTAGATAAGGCAAGAGGAGCAAAACCTGCAAGCAATATAGAAGTCAAACGGTTACAGAGTACGACCTGGATTTAGACATTTCAAACATATTGTAATTTTTCCATTATGATGAACCTAAAGGGCATGTAGTATAATACCAGATGAATGTACTATGTAATCATTTCCAGCTAGAAAAAATGGACccaaatatctttaaaaaaaaaatccatcttaACGGTTTTAAATTCAGAACCAGTGAGGCGATACAAAACTAAATAACCCAGCAGATCACCCGTCAGCACTGAACTACCAAAAGTCATCTACAGTGATCCTAAATCTAGCTATGTTTGTGCAGTATGAGAATGGGTTTGTATGACAATGGCAGAAAACACAATAGGGTCTGTAGGAATAAAATTTAAGGCTCGTCACCAAGTTGTTTTCCTTGAAAAGCAGCGGCAACATGTTTCTCGCTTTGTCGTTTGACAGGAGCATCGTTGTCACGTATATTCAGTTAGTCCAGTTTATGAAAGTACCTTGAATGTCGTGAaaaggggaaacaaacaaaaaaacaacctcttaCACATCTAAGGCTAAAACACGCATACATCCACCCTCTTTATCCCATTAATGTGCAACAACTGTGCCAAGTGATTTGGTCCCTCTTCCACTGAAGAACAGACAATTACCAAAACATTCCGCTGAAGAACAGACAATTACCAAAACATTCCATTAGAAGTCACTGAAATCTGTTTATAGCAAAGTTACATAAAAATGgcacagtcacagaggaaataaagagaATGATAACCACTATATTAACTGAAAGTAACCCACTGCTGTGGATCCTTATCAAGCCCACACTCAGTTGGAATCTCGgagacaaacatggacacactGTGTCACTGACACATGTACATATTAGCAGAGGGGGTGGTgacctgtttcctgttttaataACTTGTGCTGTAACATCCAAAAAAGAACTTAATGGATAGTGAACTACACAGAACTGTTCTGTAAGAGATAGAGAGTGCATGCATTTCTAAAATGCAAACCTTAATCCCCAGATGATGCTCATACCCAGCGCCACACCTAACAAAAAATACAACTAAAAATCCCTTTTTACTACAGATTCtatcatatatatttatatacagtatatatatacatatatatgtatatgtacatatatatatatatatatatatacactgtattcCACATTTTTGTGGTTTCTGTTGAAAGTACCTTAAGTCTTTCATATCATATACATTTATGACTAGTTAACGtctcaattaatcaataatatgACCTCTTGAACAGTAATTTCAGGTACATTCAGGACTTTTTGTAAAAAGTCTtacaattcattaaaaatatacaggAGCAAAAATATTGGTGATACGACAGTCCACTGTCCGGCAGAGGCTGCTCAACCGTAGCTCATTAGTCTCTCTTCAACACAGCTAAAGATAAATTCACATGTTTCTCCCCTAAATGCTTCATTCAGTACGTATCTCTGTCTCTGGCCTCTGCATGGCCAGCTCAGTCTGGATAAAGGCTCCCTGGCCCAGTGCTGTGGAGTACGCTCTGTTGTTTTGGCTCACTGTGAATCCTGGAGCAGGATAGGAGCCCGAGCTTCCACGTTTTTGGACAGGGGCCTGAGGTTGAGGTACTGGATGGTAATCGTCCAAGTTATCGTAGTGGGACTGTGTAGTTTTCGTGTTATGTGTCTGATACGAGTAGTCTCTGTCCACTTTGCTCTGGCTGTAGTGCTGCTGCTCGCGGACACTGTGCGATCTCTCTGGTTTGGAGCGGGCGAGTTGTTCCCTGGGAACCAACGGCTGGTCGTCTGTGCTGTGGTAGCCGCTTGATGTTTTCACTTTACTCTGGTGGAGGTCAGAATCAGGACACTCGTACCGTGGTTGGACGTTCCTCTTGTTGGAATACTCTTGCTGCCAGTGTTTAGACCTGCCGCAGTCTCCACCCAGCTTCTCGTCTCCAGTTTCGTACTTGGCCTCGTGTCGGCCGCTCTCCTGATGGGAGAGACTGTGGCTCAGAGTTGCAGGAAGGGAGTGAGACGATTGGCCTTTTTTGGAACTACTATGCTTGGAAAGTCCATCTGACTTGTCACCTGCTACACTGCCCTGGATATGCTTGTCAGTCTCCATGTACATGAGAACATCAGGGTCTGACACCATATGTCTGGGGAGGTAGTGTCCATCTTTGCTCTCGGCTACAACCAGCACAGCTTTACCGGGGTCTGATTTACTACGCAGGTGTAAGGTTTCATAACCAGATATATCTGCTGGTGCGAACAAGCCAACATTGTCATACTGAGAAAGGACAGGGCCTTTAATCCTTTGTCTTGCCCTGCTCTCCCTGCGGATGGAGTGCATGCGGAGCCTTTCCAACTCCTCTGGGTCCCATGAGAGGTAAGCAGCAGCTTCCTTGGCCCCATGGCTAGGGGGCATATCCCTGCTCACAAAGCTATGCTCCTTCCCAGGAGGGAGAACATGGCGAGCGAGGTAGTGGTACCCAGTAGCCTTTTCACCTGATCGACCAGCAACAGCTCCAGGATCTCGGTTGCCGTGGGAATGGAAGTGGCGGATTCGGATCGTGCCGTAAGGATCGATGTCATAGAACGGTGCCTCCAACTGGCCTGAACCAGAGTACGGACTGTAGCGGTACTGGACCCGCCCATTCTCAAAGTAAGGCTGCAGCTGTGTGAcgtggtagtctgtttgtgagGACTGCGGAGTGGGCTGCTGGTAGGCTTTGCACTGATAAACGGGTCTGTGGTAGAAGAACATGTCATCATCTGGAGGAACCTCGGTTCTTTGAATGGGCACTGAGCGAATAGTGGAAGGAACATGGAGCGAGTGTACTCTGCGGATGGTGGGATAGCCTTGGGGTCTGTCGTGGCTGTAACCTGGATGCCCTGGCcctggagacacaaacacactccgcGGGTTTCCTCTGGATTTAATGGAGTGGTGGTATGACCTTGGGCCTAAAGTGCTGTATCTGTTGTCTAATCTGGCACTGTAAGGTATCTGAGGCTCAGACTTGGACACATAGGCGAGGTGTGGGGGGACACTGTCTGGTCGGTAGTGGTGTGGCATGGACTGCTGGCCTGGAGTAACAGGCTTCTGGTGGTAGTAAGCAGCTCCTGGAGGTTCAATAAAAACTGCTTCTCCTTTAGGATGGAACAGGTATGCTGGCTGGTGCATGGAAGATttatgaggaggagagagaggatggTGAGGCAGAGAATCATCCATATGGCCAGGTGCCAGGCCTTCATCCCCGATGTGGTAAGAGGCTTCACTTTGGCTGAGGGCTGCCGTGGCTAGTTTGCTCTCAATTGTGCGAACAGGAGGGGCTGGAGGTTTGGGCCCATGTGAGTCATGGTACCTTGCAGACTCGGTACAAGGCTGCACTGGCTTAATGGCCTCCCATGGCTTCTCAAGAGGCTCAGCTGAAGTGGGGGCCACTCTTGCACTGGCCTTCGAGAGCGTCTGGGGCTGGGGGTGGACTTGTGTCTGAGGCTGTGCCTGAGGTTGAGCAGGTGTTGGCAGATGAGGCTGTATCCGAGTCTGGGGTTGATGCTGGGGCACAGGAACTGCATGCTTTTTAGGCTTTTGAGCTGTCGGAGGTGGCTGCTCTGGTGGTTTTGGAAAGACTGCGGGCAGCGCAGTGTCCTCCGATTTAACCTGggcaaaacacagcaaaactttattaaaaaaaaaacttaattatcATTCCCTTAGGTaattttaaactgaatttaCAAACACGTGTTGCTGCAGCACGTAGTACATGTATGCGCTGTTCAGTGGCACAGTCTGGTTGCTCATTTCAATATATACCGAAGATGTAAGTAACAATAACGgcactaaataaaaaaagaaatttgagGGACAAAAAAATTTGTAGTATGTACACATGTGGTATGTTGagaaaaaacaagtgttgaACACTTCCTTTACAGCGTACTCACTGATGTTTAGTACCTATGTTTATGATGAAAGGGTAGGACATGACACTTACCTCAGGGCCAGACTGTGTGACGACAGTGTCTTTACAGCCGCCGCTAGGAGTGGAGGCAGCTGGAGAGTAGCTAGTATGGACTGGGACTTGTCCTGCAACAGTCTGATGCCTCTCTGGACTTTTCCTAGTTGGAGAAGTCGGGCTGACTGAACTAGAGAGTGGAGCACACTTGTACAGAGGAGTGTCTGGTGGGGTAGAATCTTTACGTGGCTGTGTTTCAGGTGGACCTCTCGAGGACCCAGCACTTTCTGTAGCCTTGTTGACCATGCTTGGTAactcaggctgctgctgcttgtttggGGGACTGGAAGTGGAGGGATATGATGGGGCTGTGGTGACAGCTGTGGAATTGGTGTGTTGAGACGAGGGACTAGAATGTTCAGCTTTCTCCTCAAAGGAAGTCTGGAAATGTGATGCGAGTGGATGTGACGTGTTGCGGAGGTCAGAGGCATCCTGTGACTGCACAGAGGATACAGGTGTTGGAGGCTCTGAGGACCGTAACTGCGACTGGATGGAGACCTGCTGGGCAGACTCGGCCAGGGCCAGGGCCAACATGCGGGCAGCATTTttaggagggggaggaggaggagcagaggagggagcTGAAGAGCTGAGGGAATGAGGGGTGAGGTCCTTTGAAGAGTCCAGAGCTACAACTCCTATcaggagcaaaaaaacacaaaggatCTATGGTTGAAGAATTATTCAGCAAAAGAACAGTAGGCAAAGTGAAGAAATGACAGCAAGCAAGCAGGTCTAAGGTGCTTTGAGTGGAAAAGAGGGAATAATTAAGTCTGTAAGTCAGGCATACTGTAAAAACGTACTATTATTGATGTAATCATTGAAACCTATGAGACTACATCTAAACTAAAATAATTTACACAGTTGATTGCGTCATTcatcacattcattttcatctaTATTATGTAAGCAAAAAAGTGATTATTTAGAAACATGCCAAAAAAGtacactttaaaaagaaaagtcattGTCTGCTCCTTACCTTGGAGCTCTTGGCGACTGGCAGCTGTTGCCTGCTGCAGACTGTCTTCTCCCCTCAGCTCGTGGCTGTCTGTGCTGTCAAAGGCCGCCAGCTTAGAGTGCAGCTCCTTTTGGAAAGCTTCACCAAGTGACAGCTCTGTTGCTCGGAGCAGCACACTGCCCATCAGGGGAGGAGAGTCCTTGGGTTTTACAGGAGGATTTAATGGGTGTGGAGTGACAGCATGTCCAGCTGTATTCTTATCAGGCATATCTGTAGACAAAAGCTCTGAAGTGGCAAAAGGTGTCATACTGATGGCCTTTCCACATTTAATAGGTGACACTGCCTGTGTGGGTTTATCAGTGAATGAATGGGAAGTGGtcaattttttgttttctgtattgtCTCCAGCAGCTGATCTGAGGTCTGTGGACACCAAGGGTGAGGTCAAGCAGCCCAAGAATGAGGTGGGAATGTCAGAGCCGTTTGTCTTGCCACAGAAGCTGCCAGGGCTCCTTTTTAACGTGGAGGCCTTGGCACCTCCTGGTGAGTCATCTAGGGGGAAGGCGAAGGATGTGTCGGGGAGACTGCACTGGAAAGACATGGGGTCAAAGTCCAAGGAGGCCATACCGATGTCTGGCGGGCTGAGGTCCACCTCTTCACCTGATGAGCGAGGCGGTGAAATGAGAGCAGGCACACAGATGGGCCCATCGTCTCCGTCGCTTTCCTCTGTGGCATCCAGGTTGTCGTAGGAGTTGCAGTGCTGCCGGCTGTCCAGCAGCTCTCCGTTAAAGGAGGCTGAAAGGGCATCACTGCTCGAACGCGGCCTCCGAGGACGGTACACCTTGGACTCTCctgacaaaggaaaaaaaacatttaaatcagaaaGTATTCACTTTAAAACTATGGATCAGGATCTGGACCCAAACTTCAGAACCGGGATTCATTTCTTAACCTTAAGCTTGTCAAAATGAAGGACATGGGCAAACTAAACTGTCGTCCTGAGCGAAGAGAAAAGCAGCATGTGGAAGTATTACACATTCTACACCATAGCTGTTGGCTCAACCCCAGTGAAGCTGCAGAAGAACCATAACTGACAGGCAGTGCAACAAGCCATCACTCTTGTGCGAGTAATAGTACATGTAATGATAAATAATGTCATCACGTTTGTGTGCAAGGGTGAGGGGCGGGGAAACATCCAAATATCTTGGAAAGACCAGCATGTCACGTAATATTAGTTTGAACTCGATTGtcagaaaaagtgacagccctaatgtAGCTGTGGAGCAGCACATTATGGACCGCATAAATGATCTCAACTCCTTACTTTGAGCCAAAGTGAAGTGGAAACATTTGATTACCTTCGACATTATGCAGGGAACTCAGCGACTCTTCACTTTTGGCTGATCTCAGTGTTGCa
This genomic stretch from Solea senegalensis isolate Sse05_10M linkage group LG13, IFAPA_SoseM_1, whole genome shotgun sequence harbors:
- the arhgap32b gene encoding rho GTPase-activating protein 32 isoform X1; translation: MEAGSGAAAAVGSAALGLLGATATSSHDILDRGLRPGRHLEDDDIVPELAYIHPRERPDWEETISAMARSAEIPELRSEPLMRSCSSSTASMKVKNVKKLCFTKGHFPKLAECAHFHYENVDFGTIQLSLGDEQSELTRNGYESKELVYLVHIYCQGRSWIVKRSYEDFRVLDKHLHLCIYDRRFSQLPELPRLESLTDSSESVSQMLLAYLSRLSAIADNKINCGPALTWMEVDNKGNHLLVHEESSINVPAIAAAHVIKRYIAQASDELSFEVGDIVSVIDMPPKEDTTWWRGKHGFQVGFFPSECVELINDKVPQSMTNSVPKPATPSSGLQPASWNLFPPYLEMESVIEDNAWVADPLNHYSLSSVSKKHGKLITFLRSFMKSRPTKQKLKQRGILRERVFGCDLGEHLLNSGYDVPQVLKSCTDFIEKHGVVDGIYRLSGIASNIQKLRHEFDSEQIPDLTKDVYIQDIHCVGSLCKLYFRELPNPLLTYQLYEKFSEAVSAATDEERLIKIHDVIQQLPPPHYRTLEFLMRHLSRLAAFSYITNMHSKNLAIVWAPNLLRSKQIESACFSGTAAFMEVRIQSVVVEFILNHVDVLFSTKLSSLIREGAGHNSLSRPKSLLISSPSTKLLSLEEAQARTQAQINSPVTEDSKYIEVGEGPAALQGKFHTVIEFPTERKRPPIKSKKSPVGSWRSFFNLGKSSSMSKRKLHRNPSEPNELKAMALAGGRGDTATLRSAKSEESLSSLHNVEGESKVYRPRRPRSSSDALSASFNGELLDSRQHCNSYDNLDATEESDGDDGPICVPALISPPRSSGEEVDLSPPDIGMASLDFDPMSFQCSLPDTSFAFPLDDSPGGAKASTLKRSPGSFCGKTNGSDIPTSFLGCLTSPLVSTDLRSAAGDNTENKKLTTSHSFTDKPTQAVSPIKCGKAISMTPFATSELLSTDMPDKNTAGHAVTPHPLNPPVKPKDSPPLMGSVLLRATELSLGEAFQKELHSKLAAFDSTDSHELRGEDSLQQATAASRQELQGVVALDSSKDLTPHSLSSSAPSSAPPPPPPKNAARMLALALAESAQQVSIQSQLRSSEPPTPVSSVQSQDASDLRNTSHPLASHFQTSFEEKAEHSSPSSQHTNSTAVTTAPSYPSTSSPPNKQQQPELPSMVNKATESAGSSRGPPETQPRKDSTPPDTPLYKCAPLSSSVSPTSPTRKSPERHQTVAGQVPVHTSYSPAASTPSGGCKDTVVTQSGPEVKSEDTALPAVFPKPPEQPPPTAQKPKKHAVPVPQHQPQTRIQPHLPTPAQPQAQPQTQVHPQPQTLSKASARVAPTSAEPLEKPWEAIKPVQPCTESARYHDSHGPKPPAPPVRTIESKLATAALSQSEASYHIGDEGLAPGHMDDSLPHHPLSPPHKSSMHQPAYLFHPKGEAVFIEPPGAAYYHQKPVTPGQQSMPHHYRPDSVPPHLAYVSKSEPQIPYSARLDNRYSTLGPRSYHHSIKSRGNPRSVFVSPGPGHPGYSHDRPQGYPTIRRVHSLHVPSTIRSVPIQRTEVPPDDDMFFYHRPVYQCKAYQQPTPQSSQTDYHVTQLQPYFENGRVQYRYSPYSGSGQLEAPFYDIDPYGTIRIRHFHSHGNRDPGAVAGRSGEKATGYHYLARHVLPPGKEHSFVSRDMPPSHGAKEAAAYLSWDPEELERLRMHSIRRESRARQRIKGPVLSQYDNVGLFAPADISGYETLHLRSKSDPGKAVLVVAESKDGHYLPRHMVSDPDVLMYMETDKHIQGSVAGDKSDGLSKHSSSKKGQSSHSLPATLSHSLSHQESGRHEAKYETGDEKLGGDCGRSKHWQQEYSNKRNVQPRYECPDSDLHQSKVKTSSGYHSTDDQPLVPREQLARSKPERSHSVREQQHYSQSKVDRDYSYQTHNTKTTQSHYDNLDDYHPVPQPQAPVQKRGSSGSYPAPGFTVSQNNRAYSTALGQGAFIQTELAMQRPETEIRTE